From the Limanda limanda chromosome 2, fLimLim1.1, whole genome shotgun sequence genome, one window contains:
- the zgc:174863 gene encoding CD276 antigen homolog, whose translation MALIGILFFIFTATSVGAQNVFATLEYNTVSFGKHGQQSLLKLVVKPIKEAADMEIEMVSWKKEGVEKPLLVFYEGGTPLRKDYMFAEPSWNSKNMNVSLLITNTMVEHAGVYICRVGTNYGYYQRTTNLTVTAKYSEPTISSVPEQIKPNTDAALICNSDGGYPKGEIHWIVEHDTEWTEGSEMKAEQGPRGLFHLSSKLTLLPGSTFSKYTCVVVNASGGREEWTEFEIEDKPRVREQGRGEEKSGSTSKIVAPVVVIGSLIIGLLMVLLYLRRRQNGPLTNNASEEEEEEEEEKGPLNKDDDGSPV comes from the exons ATGGCCCTCATTGGTATCCTcttctttattttcactgcGACATCTGTTGGTGCACAGAATG tttttGCGACCTTGGAATACAATACTGTAAGCTTCGGCAAGCATGGCCAGCAGTCACTGCTGAAGCTTGTCGTCAAACCCATAAAAGAGGCAGCGGACATGGAAATCGAAATGGTCTCCTGGAAGAAAGAGGGTGTGGAGAAGCCCTTGCTGGTTTTTTATGAAGGAGGAACGCCATTGCGGAAAGACTACATGTTTGCTGAGCCGTCCTGGAACAGTAAGAACATGAACGTGTCCCTGCTCATCACCAACACTATGGTGGAACACGCTGGAGTTTACATATGCCGGGTGGGAACAAACTACGGCTATTATCAAAGGACCACCAACCTCACAGTCACAG CCAAATACAGTGAACCAACTATAAGCTCCGTCCCTGAGCAGATTAAACCAAACACAGATGCTGCCCTGATATGTAACTCGGACGGTGGCTACCCAAAAGGTGAGATTCACTGGATCGTCGAGCACGACACGGAGTGGACCGAAGGCTCTGAGATGAAGGCGGAGCAAGGCCCGAGGGGTCTGTTTCACCTCTCCAGCAAGCTGACTCTGCTGCCAGGATCCACCTTCTCCAAGTATACCTGCGTGGTGGTCAATGCCAGTGGCGGCAGAGAGGAGTGGACCGAATTTGAAATAGAGGACAAACCAAGAGTAAGAG aacaaggaagaggagaggaaaagtcTGGTTCAACCTCGAAAATCGTCGCTCCTGTGGTGGTGATCGGATCGCTGATCATTGGATTGCTGATGGTGCTCCTTTACCTACGGCGCCGTCAGA ATGGCCCTTTGACAAACAATGcaagcgaggaggaggaggaggaggaggaggagaagg GTCCGCTTAATAAAGACGACGATGGCAGCCCGGTGTGA